The DNA window CAATCTTCTAAGCCTCATTCATCTATCTATAAAGTGAACATAACAAAAGAGGTTACATTGAGATCTACATCTGGAACAGTATTCATGCATAGGGACCAGTTAATTGGTATTCTTGGTATTCCTTGCTTCCAGCACCTCAGAACTTCAAACTCATCATTCGCATTGCAAGCAAAATTAATTCCCTAAACTGGAATCTAAGGTTCGGATTTTGGCTCTGCTATTTGGTAACCTGGAGTCAGTGGTGGTCCCAGAACTCCAATACAGGATGGAACTTAGGAGAGGCATTAGTTGGAAGGCGGGATTAAAGGGCTTGTTTTGAAACTGCATTTCTATAATAAGCATGCTGATTTTACTGAAAGCACATGTTTATTTTGGTGGCTTGCTAGAGAAAGGGATTTATTGCAAGCATCCTCTTAATGCCACCATACCTGTGTAGTGCATTCAGCTTGCTATAGAAAAATATCACAGACTAGGTAgattataaacaacagaaattcttttctcatagttctggaaaccaagaaatccaagatcaaggaaCCAACATGGTTTGCAGTCTGATGAGAGCCCTCTTCCTTCATAGCTGGCACCTTCTCactatgtcttcacatggtggaaggggctagggagctctgtgggaACTCTGATAAAGACACTAATCTTACTCATGAAGGTTCCACCCTCATGtcctaagcacctcccaaaggccctacctcctaatactACCACACTGGGCATTAGTATTCAACATATGAACTGGAGGTAGAGGGGGACATAGACAATAGGACCACAGTAATACCTTAACCCCTCTCAGCTTTATCTACAAAAGGAAGTATTAGGTACAGTCCTCGGAAGATTGTCGTAACTAAACAAAATCTAGCAGAGCATGTGGAAGTatcttggcacagtgcctggaacacggTAAGCTTATGATTAGGTCACTCCTCTCCTCAAAACTCTATAAATGACTCCCTACTGACTGCTGAATAAAATACAGGGCCCTCCAACATCGATCTAGCCACAAACCACCTTTCCGGCTTTATCCCCTCTAACATTCATCCAGAGAATCTATCCATTGTTTACAGCATGACATCCCCAAACGTCAACATGGTTCTGGTCTCTGCTCAGACATTAGCTTATCAAGAGGCCTTTCCTGATGGCCCTCTATAAAGGaacacactcattcattcacttgctgGCAACTTCATAACCCCCTTACCAGTCTACTTTTCTCAGTAGCACTCCACAGATACATAGATTTAAACAGATAGATTTTATGGGTCTCCATATTAGAAGGTAAACTTCATGGACACAAATGCTGTTTTGTGCCAAGCTGTGTATATATTCTCAGGTCCTGAAACAGCATTTAGCACATAgaggtactcaacaaatattggtTATAGGAATGTTGACATAGAATTTCCTTGTTATGTTTCCTCAACCTAAGACGCCCTCTCTGTTGCCATCTACAAAAATTCTACTCCTTCAACGCTTACTCAAATACCCTTCTGTGAAACTTCTGATTCCGCCAGGTAGAACTCATTGCTCTCTCAACCATTACATGATTAAAATTTGATCTAGCTCTTATTTCAGTCTGTCTTGTAATTTTTCCTATCTAGTTTTTGGCTTCTACCTCTAGAtagtaagctccttgaaggcagggttTATGCCTCCTCTTTTTATCATATACCATGCCaaattccccaccccccacccactaTCTAACAGTACCACATTCCCACCAAAGGAACATGGTTTAAAAGGGGGagggacttggggcgcctgggtggcttggtcagttaagcgtccgacttccgctcaggtcatgatctcacggtccatgagttcgagccccgcattgggctccatgctgacagctcagagcctggagcctgtttaagattctgtgtctccctctctctctgaccctcccccattcatgctctgtctctctctgtctcaaaaataaataaacgttaaaaaatattttaaaaaagtaaataaaaggggGAGGGACTCAATATTTGCTTAGCTATTTgaagggaagggcattccagagTGAAAAAATAGAAGCAGATGCTAAATTGTGTGAAATGGTATGGCTATAGCAATTTTTTAAGTAGATATAAAACTGGCACTCTAAAAGAAGGCTTGGAGGAGATACAAGTAAATTATTTCCAAGAAAATCTATTAATACAATTACAGAATTTATTAGCAAGTAAAATATTAGTaaagtcttcatttttcagaaaagtgAAGAGGTTCAACACATTCtggcaaaaacaagaaaaaatatcccTAAGAAAcccagtaggggcacctggctggctcagtcagcagagcacacaactcttgatttcagggctgtgagtttgagtcccacactgggtgtagagattacttaaaaatagagtcttaaaaaaaagaaaagaaaagaaaagaaagaaaaaagaaaagaaaagaaaagaaaagaaaagaaaagaaaagaaaagaaaagaaaagaaacccagtgATTGGTTAGGTGACACCTTTTAGTTCCAGTGTGGTTCTTTGTGACATCACTGAATTTAACCCTGAATCACTATAACTGATGATGTTACAATGATCATCAGTGTATGCTGTGCTCACTAGGATCTTAAATGCTTTGAGTAGAGCATATTAACCTCTACTCAGAGCAGTTCTACTCTGTGACCAATTTTtggctatagattttttttccccccaattgaGAAAGATGTCCATTCAAGGACTAtccctgtctttttctctgttgttgATCTGCTTCCTTAGGGAGAGCTTCTGCATTTGTGATAGAACTATCTGGACAAAGGTTGGATGGGAGATTTTTCCAGAAGAAATGCATTGTCTGAAAGTTAAGCCTTCTCCATCTCACTGTCTACCTTACCCTCTGGACAAACTATGCTGCAATTTTGCTAATGTGGATATACTGGAGAGTTCTTTACACCTCGTTTATATTTTAGTACAAGCTCTGTTTTTAATCCTGTCTGTTTTATCTGTGCATTACCTgtggatgaaatggaaaaaaacgCCAAAAACAGGTGAATTAGTGATGAAAATAGTAATAGTTATAAAATATCAAagcctttaaaacaaaagattatCAGCTTCTTTGAGGGAAAGTACCATGTCTTATACCTCTTTGTAacatctccctgcccccaccactcaTCCCTCAACATGTAGTACAATTTGTTGTCTTGCATGTACTACGGGCTCAACAAAAGTGTATTGAATTAGGAAGTCCTTAAAACAATGTAGCTCAACCCCTCTCAAGTTACAAAATACATCAAGAAAGTAGTGAGCTAGAATGGATAGGAAATGAAATGAGTAGAATGGATAGGAAATGAAACTGGGCCCATAGGTAAGTCATTTGATCTTTCTCAGCTGCCTCAACCATAAAATGAAGCATCTGGACAAGAGATCTGTTAAGTCCCTTCCAGATATATCTAAGAAAGCTAAGTATGTAAAAgtgcacatgtattttttttttcttttttaaatagaccgtaaaattatttctaatgttAGGATAACTTTCTGGGAAATGGCACTCTTAAACCAATTTCCCACTTggcacaccaccccccccccccctgcaatGCACCATATTTTGAGGCAATTTTAAAAGCTGACTGACCTTCACAACTAttagatatttataaaattgcTATGATTTGATTGCATTATACATTACTGTTcagtaaaggaaaatattttgctaatattCAAATAATAGTATTTGCTCTAACCGCAACAAGCTTATATTAAATGCTTGCTGATTGTGATAATGATCACCACAATCTTACATGGGGACGAAcagaaaagaccatctcttctACACTTATTCCTTTTTTCTATAGTAACCTTTCTATTGTGTAGATAAGTAATGTATCGTGTTTGGAATTTATatatatccaggggcgcctgggtggctcagttggttaggcgatggatttcggctcaggtcatgatctcacagttcgtgagtttcagccacgcgtcgggctctgtgctgacagctcagagcctgaagcctacttcagattctgtgtctcccctctctctacccctcccctgctcacactctttgtctctctgtctctcaataataaataaatgttaaaaaaaagttttaagtgtatatatccagaaagcaaatgtaatttgaactacagtaagaaaaaaatctataatatcatctgtctttctccctttagCTAAAAAAACCAGCCTCCTCAGATACATTTGGTAATGATCCAGAAAATCAGTCCCTATATGACATTGATCAAATACTCTGCCGGCTGGTGGCCACAACATCAATGATGTCCAAGTACCTGAATCAGGTGTCCTGTCATCCTCCAGCTAAGAAAGTCAAACACCGAAaaccaaagaggaagaagaatgagggaggagaaggagccagagGAAACTAGACCTATCCATATGCAAACAGATCTCAGTCCAATATGGAGGTTAGAGACAACTCATTCAAggataaaaatgttctttgagagcctttgtaattttttgttactTACTTTACCAAGACTTTCCAAACAAGTATGGGTTGAAAAAGTACTTCTATTCAGCTGAAAAGGCACCCACACTTACTATAGTGCTGAGAAAAAGATTATGTACTATCACTTCTTCgtgtttaagtatttttttctttttagtgtgttGGATTGCTAATCATTAACCAATATGTAGAACAGAATCTTGCTTTAGTGTTCAATAAATCTctgatttaaataatatttgtgctttttcttacttttctgagCAGATCTTTGGGCCATATGGAAACTTTTAATTTCCCATCTCATATTGCCAAAATAGTATGGAAATATTAAGAAACAGATtaattttcagagagggaggcaaaccataagagactcttaaatacagagaacaaactgagggttgatggcggggggtggggaaaatgggtgatggacattaaggatggcacttgttagaatgagcactgggtgttataagtaagtgatgaatcactgagttctactcctgaagccaagaccacactgtaggttaactaacttgagaaaaaattttaaaaattttaaaaagaaatggattaattttttaaagtataaatttctCCATTTTCGTTATGACAAATGATGAAGTAagtatcaacatttaaaaatttttagtcttTGGTTGATTAAGAttgctcaatttttaaaaagtattccagACTTTAATTGATCAGCCACCTCATTTTTATAAGTATGGTTACAAATTGGAAGATTTGTCTGAGACTAGGACAGAAGATTTGATTTAAAACCTGTTGAAAACCCCAGAAAAATATGCCAGCTCCATAACATACCTCCCATCAAtataagggaggaaaaaaacttttagaaaacaattctTGAGATAGTAACATATAACTCTATAGTCTTTACAAGGCATAGGATGGTGCCTGCCTTGAGTTATTGTGGATTATTAAACGTTTACTTATGATTCTAGTTTCTAgactgtccttccttcctctctcctgtaCCACAACCCTACTCCTACATCTCCAAAAATGATTCTTCCATCCCTTCAGACTTCTGACCTGTCAACCAATTCCCTCTAAGAGAACATGTATACACATTTCTTCTAATGGGGACTCTTGAACACTTGCAAAGTCTCCAAACCTCGAAAACTTTCCAAAGAAATTTCTAACAGTGGAATTTTCAACAGCATAAAGGGAATTCTTTTTAGGGTACGTATTAGAGTACAAAACTGGGCTTTAACAGGAtgcctggaggccagcaaagGGGAGTTGTGGCCAACTATGGGGTGAGGAGGAAGTTACAGACCTGCCCTGAGGGCACTCTAAAACAAAGCTACAAGACACTGGATCAAACCACACAGGCCCAAGGCAAAGAAGGCTGGAAACCCTAACCAGGTAAAGGAATAAATGTGCCAAACCCTGCTCCCAAGAAATTCCCTCCCCAAGTGCTGAATATTCCATCCCCTAGTTAACAATTGTCAGTAAAAGACAGTGACCCAAAACCAGAGCACAAAGCTCTCCCTTGAGCTCACCCCCTCTCACAACTCGAGAGCGTACCCtcactttaataaactttcccaCTTGCTTCTCTTGATTGTTGTCTGgtctgtccttgaattctttcttgggAGGACGTCAAGAGCCTTCAATGACATCCCTGGACAGGCTAGACAGAGGCCTCAGAGTCCcggtgcagggggcggggggcagggagtcCTCCCCAGTCCATCTGACAGCATAGGGAGTCCTCTACCCCTTAAGCCTCTCCAGGTGACCCCTACTCTAGTCACTAGAACAAGAAACAGGAGTTGTTTAAATTCTCATTAAGTCTGAAGCaaacaaatgttaaatgtttctctgagtagTTGGTGTTTCAGACATCCCATACATTACCATGAAGCTCCAGTCCTTACAATTCCATCACTGATCAGAAAACAGAATGTTAGTTTATAGTATTATAGTCTTCTTTTATCTTAATTATTAGGAAATATTAGGTATAATTCCCCCAAGAATGTAAGGACCCAAACTAAACAGATGGGTattaggaagaagaaaaccaatgGAAGCTCACACCCAAAAGCCCCAAActgtttcttttcagaaaagtTACAGTAAAATTTGTCcctggtttgtgtttttttaagtatcatgggtcatttttcaaaaatggattttaaattatacaatatGAATTTCACCTACAGTAGCTATTCATGGGGGATCAAttctttgctatttgttttctttttacttgtagATCTAACCATGAAATTGAAGGTATTCATAAAAACATTGTCCCTAGAAAACATTAGTACAAGTGGGCAATTATCTATAAAGTAATGCACAAAGTATAACATCTTTTTCTTCCCAAAAGTGCTACCTTGCCTCAATTCCTTATTTCTATTCTCCCAGCTCCCCCTCTCATTTTACTGATAAGTAATTTCCTTATTGCTACCAGATGAATCTTCCTAAATATCACTTtaatcttcttccttttctacatACAAACTTTCAATGGCTCCCAGTAgttacagaaatgaaatgaaaacaccttAGCCTGACATTTAAGGGTATAATCTGGCTATAATAATAgcagcaacattttttttaatgtttttattttttgagagagagggagacagagcacaaatagggcagggccagggatagacacagaatacaaagcaggctccaggttctgagctgtcagcacagagcctgacgcgtgggctcgaacccacaagcagtaagatcatgacctgagccaatgtcagacgttcaaccaactgagccacccaggtgctccaatagcaccagcatttttcaagtGCTGATCACACACCAGGCCTTGTGGTAAGTGCTTtatatcatctcatttcattCCTCACAACTAACCCCAAGAGGTAGGAACTATTATTGGCTCCCTTTACTGGAAAATAAAACTAAGGTATAAAGAATTTAAGGATCTTGTCTGAGGTCACATAGGTTTTAAGTGGAAACACCAGTATTTAAACTCAAGCAATTTGATTCAAAAGTGCATGTACTTACTCTTTTACAATTCCATCTGTGCAGTAACCCACCCTTGCcaattatgattttcttttcttttttttttttttaatttttttttcaacgtttatttatttatttatttatttgggacagagagagacagagcatgaacaggggaggggcagagagagagggagacacagaatcgaaaacaggctccaggctctgagccatcagcccagagcctgacgcagggctcgaactcacagaccacgagatcgtgacccggctgaagtcggacgcttaaccgactgcgccacccaggcaccccccaaattatGATTTTCTATTCCAGTAAGGCAATCTCATCACTGTCCTCCAAAATGCCACTTTCATTCCCAGCCCACAGATtttgctcacaccctgtctcctTCTATTGGATTAAAATCCCACTCATTCTCCAAGGCCCAGCTCAATTCCAACATGTTCAGACTTCACGTTCTCTGACAACCCCATAGCATGTACCACCTGCTCTACTGATTTTAACCCTTACTCATAGTCTTTCTTATGTTGTTACTTATGTCTATAGCTTATCATCCTCCACCTAACAAATGTCCAGAGGGAAGGAACAACCCATTGTACCTATGACAATGCTACGCTCATAGTGGGCATTTAATAAATCCTCGCTGAAAGTAAAATTGCAGATAACTATGCAAAATGAATGCCATGAACTTCACAAGTACTGGGTTTTTTTAACcagtgtgtatacacatacatagttACACAGGTATTATCTCCCTGAAATCTCTAAGCTACGTTCTATAGGGTTGCGAAAATGAATTAAGCAAAATATCGCTAAAATTCAAAAGAGCATATAGCTTTCTGACCTTTGACTGAAGCATTAACATTCATGCAGAAAAGtgcaaaaattataaatgtaaaactcaatgaattttcacaaacgAACACACCATGTAACTAGCAaccagattaagaaaaaaattactacatCCTAGAAGTTCCCTCATGCTAGACAGGTAACTGCTACTCTGACTTCTAACActatagattaattttgcctggAAAATCATTTTAAGTTATTATAACTTTCTACCTGGGAAAGCAAACATATGACTCAaatatgccatttaaaaaaaaagttgaggaatGGACCATTCAACCTAAGTCTCTCAGGAAATGGCCCTCAACATaaaccatatatacatatatatattatatatatgtaatatatataatatatattatatatatattcttataggAAATTATTGTTGAAATTGTTAGAAGTTAGTCAATCAACTAGCTTTCAATATGTACAGTTTCTATTAAGTACAATGTTGGAGgtcaatagcaaaataaaaaaaaaaaaaaaaaaaaggaagatttcaCACATCACCACCAGTGACTTGTGATTATATCTACAAATAAAACATGGTGGCAAAAGGTGAAAATGCTAATCATCTCTCACTTTGTTGATGGTATAACCTATcactcataggaaaaaaaaaatccatcactCAGTCTGTTTGCTACTGTCATTAGCTAGATTCCAAGACCTGACCTTCATTGCCCACTTGCTTGTACTCACCAATCCCTGTtgcacatttttccttaagctccTTTCtggcttatctcttaactcaggcaaatggAAACCGAAACCATCCCTCAAGTATAGGAACTGCCCTGAAAGACCACCAGCCAGCCCAGACCACGCAGACTAGTTTCAGCATAACCCCTGACTCATGCCTGTGCAGATGGACTGTAGAGTGACCTCCAAAATGACTGACAACTACCTTTACCttattataatactaaaatctccacccaagGAGGAGCACGAGCCTCATTTGCATAACATACAACGTATGTATAGGCCTGTTTCCTTAAGGTGCATGTGGGATCTTATGTGCACCTCTACAAACCATGACAAGGATCCCCTTGTTAAATATTCATCTTAACCCTAAATTAAAGAAACCCACTCACCCTTGCTTGGGGAGTCGCAGCTTTGGAAGTTCTTCCTTGTGATCTCCtaatttgctgcaaataaagctTCCTTTGTGCAACAACTCTCCTGGTGTAGTTTCTATGTGACTCACCAAGGAACAAACTCATGTTGGTTCAGTTACACCACTGCCTTGTAGGCTTCCTTACCTGCCCAGTCCAGGAATTCAACACACTCGGTCTGGGAATACCGAGCAGCAACATCTCGAGCTCTTTCTTCCCGAAAGTTCAGAGCTTCTATATCAACATCCAATTCCACAAGTGCTTTCAAAGTTTCCAAACGACCCCAGGCTGCAGCACAGTGTAAGAGTGTGTAACCTAACAAATAGAATGAAGATGGTCAGGTCAAATAGACTACATTGTTTTAGGCCATTTTATTGAACAGAAGATCACAATGGCAATCAAGTATTAAACAAttactgtgggccaggcactattttaagtactttatatatagtAAACTCATTTACTTCATAAAAACCCTATGAAGTCAGAACTATTATAATCCCCactttaaagataaggaaactgaggtccagaaactTGCCTGAGGAACACAGCCAGTAAATGACAGGTGAAAGATACCAACACAGGCAGCCTGAAGTCTAAGCTTTTCAACATTTCTAAGGAAGACAGCAACATCCCTAGCAGTAATTTATTTTGGAGCACAATTAGACCAATGACTTTAGTCGAAGGGATTGTCAGCAAACTCTAATTGCTagcattattgttattttttaaaatttaaatccaagttagttaatatacagtgtaataatgatttcaggaatagaatttagggATTTATCACTTACagataacacccagtgttcatctgaacaagtgccccccttaatgccccttgcccatttagcccatccccccacccaatagcccctccagtaaccctcagtttgttctctatatttaagagtcccttatggagacacctgggtggctcagttggttaagcatccaacgtcggctcaggtcatgatctccagtccGCGAGttagagccctgagtcaggctctgtgctgacagctcagagcctggagcatactttgtattctgtgtctccctctctccctctctctcaaaagtaaataaacataaaaaaaaagttttttttaaagagtgccTATGATTTGTCTcactaattttatattatttttgtttcccttcccttattttcatctgttttgtatcttaaataccacatatgagtgaaatcatatgatatcttagactgacttattttgcttaacataacacacactagttccacccatgttgttgcaaatggcaagatttcattctttttgattgccaagtaatacacacacacacacacacacacacacacacacacacactaagtcttctttatccattcatcagttgatggatatttgggctcttcccatactttggctattgtcaatagtgctgctataaacattgagatgcatgtgcccctttgaaacagcacacctgtatcccttggataaatacctagtagcgcaattgctgggtcatagagtagttctgttttaaattttttgaggaacctccatactgttttccagagtggccgcaccagtttgcattccaccagcagtgcaaaagagttcctctttgcgtcctcaccaacatctattgttgcctgagttgttaattttagccattctgactggtgtgaggtggtatctcattgtggttttgatttgtatttccctgatgatgagtgatgtggagcatcttttcatgtgtctgttagccatctggatgtctttggaaaagtgtctattcatgtcttttgcccatttgtttactggattatttgttttttgggtgttgagtttgataacttctttatagattttggatactaaccctttatctgatatgtcatttgcaactatcttctcccattctgttgggtgccttttagttttgctgactgtttcctttgcagtgcagaagctttttatcttgatgaggtcccaatagttcatttttgcttttaattcccttgcctttggagatgtgtcaaacaagaaattgctgcagctgaggccaaagaggttattgcctgttttctcctctaggagtttgatggcttcctgtcttacatttaggtctttcatccattttgagtttatttttgtgtctggtgtaagaaagtggtccaagttcattcttctgaatgtcgctgtccagttttcccaatgccatttgctgaagagacttttttccattggatattctttcctgctttgtcagttgccatatatttgtgggtccatttctgggttctttattctattccattgatctatgtgtctgttttt is part of the Felis catus isolate Fca126 chromosome F1, F.catus_Fca126_mat1.0, whole genome shotgun sequence genome and encodes:
- the TEX50 gene encoding testis-expressed protein 50 — protein: MSIQGLSLSFSLLLICFLRESFCICDRTIWTKVGWEIFPEEMHCLKVKPSPSHCLPYPLDKLCCNFANVDILESSLHLVYILVQALFLILSVLSVHYLWMKWKKTPKTGELLKKPASSDTFGNDPENQSLYDIDQILCRLVATTSMMSKYLNQVSCHPPAKKVKHRKPKRKKNEGGEGARGN